A single Phragmites australis chromosome 4, lpPhrAust1.1, whole genome shotgun sequence DNA region contains:
- the LOC133914488 gene encoding uncharacterized protein LOC133914488 isoform X1: MEFFPDGDYVRLRSSVRGMYLHADEDGAGVSLSPRRAARATLNAAWRVERIVRDGTTYVLLQGAAYGRYLAASFAPAPPGHLGQRVHARDHDVPEVDAIRWKAVRAEDGDEDDIVLRHVTNRLLRANGRYRPWYTGVTVDDYANLCTMMHWVVEAIPLRPPPLLLPPFLQNQGGHGGLFWRRAEPVVEWRRIIRFVRADDLGNFNPLGWATFQFNGRSVFLLRSELGHRLNAAFIFTITVCVKPGFYGRLTPLLGNLPCSEEPMDIFVLNTGSQAAEELRYPDVDAP, from the exons ATGGAGTTCTTCCCCGACGGGGACTACGTGCGGCTGCGGAGCAGCGTGCGCGGTATGTACCTCCACGCCGACGAGGACGGGGCGGGCGTCTCCCTGagcccgcgccgcgccgcccgcgCGACGCTGAACGCGGCGTGGCGGGTGGAGCGGATCGTGCGCGACGGCACCACGTACGTCCTCCTCCAGGGCGCCGCCTACGGCCGGTACCTTGCGGCCTCGttcgcgccggcgccgcccggCCACCTCGGCCAACGCGTCCACGCGAGGGACCACGACGTGCCGGAGGTGGACGCCATCAGGTGGAAGGCCGTGAGGGCGGAGGACGGGGACGAGGACGACATCGTCTTGCGCCACGTCACCAACCGCCTCCTCCGCGCCAACGGCAGGTACCGCCCGTGGTACACTGGCGTCACCGTCGACGACTACGCCAACCTGTGCACGATGATGCATTGGGTGGTCGAGGCCATCCCACTGAGACCGCCGCCACTCCTTCTGCCGCCATTTCTG CAGAATCAAGGAGGCCACGGCGGCCTGTTCTGGCGGCGCGCCGAGCCCGTGGTAGAGTGGCGGCGGATAATCAGGTTCGTGCGGGCGGACGATCTCGGGAACTTCAACCCCCTCGGCTGGGCCACGTTCCAATTCAACGGCCGGTCCGTGTTCCTCCTGAGGAGCGAGCTGGGGCACCGTCTGAACGCAGCCTTCATCTTCACCATAACGGTGTGCGTGAAGCCCGGCTTCTACGGTCGGCTGACCCCTCTGCTGGGCAACCTTCCTTGCAGCGAGGAGCCCATGGACATCTTTGTCCTCAACACCGGGTCACAAG CTGCTGAGGAGTTGCGGTACCCAGATGTTGATGCGCCGTAG
- the LOC133914488 gene encoding uncharacterized protein LOC133914488 isoform X2: MEFFPDGDYVRLRSSVRGMYLHADEDGAGVSLSPRRAARATLNAAWRVERIVRDGTTYVLLQGAAYGRYLAASFAPAPPGHLGQRVHARDHDVPEVDAIRWKAVRAEDGDEDDIVLRHVTNRLLRANGRYRPWYTGVTVDDYANLCTMMHWVVEAIPLRPPPLLLPPFLNQGGHGGLFWRRAEPVVEWRRIIRFVRADDLGNFNPLGWATFQFNGRSVFLLRSELGHRLNAAFIFTITVCVKPGFYGRLTPLLGNLPCSEEPMDIFVLNTGSQAAEELRYPDVDAP, encoded by the exons ATGGAGTTCTTCCCCGACGGGGACTACGTGCGGCTGCGGAGCAGCGTGCGCGGTATGTACCTCCACGCCGACGAGGACGGGGCGGGCGTCTCCCTGagcccgcgccgcgccgcccgcgCGACGCTGAACGCGGCGTGGCGGGTGGAGCGGATCGTGCGCGACGGCACCACGTACGTCCTCCTCCAGGGCGCCGCCTACGGCCGGTACCTTGCGGCCTCGttcgcgccggcgccgcccggCCACCTCGGCCAACGCGTCCACGCGAGGGACCACGACGTGCCGGAGGTGGACGCCATCAGGTGGAAGGCCGTGAGGGCGGAGGACGGGGACGAGGACGACATCGTCTTGCGCCACGTCACCAACCGCCTCCTCCGCGCCAACGGCAGGTACCGCCCGTGGTACACTGGCGTCACCGTCGACGACTACGCCAACCTGTGCACGATGATGCATTGGGTGGTCGAGGCCATCCCACTGAGACCGCCGCCACTCCTTCTGCCGCCATTTCTG AATCAAGGAGGCCACGGCGGCCTGTTCTGGCGGCGCGCCGAGCCCGTGGTAGAGTGGCGGCGGATAATCAGGTTCGTGCGGGCGGACGATCTCGGGAACTTCAACCCCCTCGGCTGGGCCACGTTCCAATTCAACGGCCGGTCCGTGTTCCTCCTGAGGAGCGAGCTGGGGCACCGTCTGAACGCAGCCTTCATCTTCACCATAACGGTGTGCGTGAAGCCCGGCTTCTACGGTCGGCTGACCCCTCTGCTGGGCAACCTTCCTTGCAGCGAGGAGCCCATGGACATCTTTGTCCTCAACACCGGGTCACAAG CTGCTGAGGAGTTGCGGTACCCAGATGTTGATGCGCCGTAG